From Rubidibacter lacunae KORDI 51-2, a single genomic window includes:
- a CDS encoding molybdopterin oxidoreductase family protein: protein MVSLSKTLCPYCGVGCGLEVLPPAQPGKPVARDSEGNPVWQARGDRDHPSSKGMVCVKGATIGESLSKSRLKHPMLRDSLDEPFRRVSWDEALDRVAERIQAAHSTFGPDAICMYGSGQLQTEDYYIAQKLLKGCLGTNNFDANSRLCMSSAVAGYIQSFGSDGPPCCYDDLERTDCAFLIGTNTAECHPIVFNRLRKHHKRTRKVKLIVVDPRRTPTAEAADLHLAIEPGTDIDLLNGIAHLLLRWGFIDPVFVDECTRGFEKFAEVISHYPPERVARTCGLRIDDVVQAARYWARAERVLSLWSMGMNQSSEGTAKVRTLINLHLMTGDIGKPGAGPFSLTGQPNAMGGREAGGLAHILPGYRLVKNPQHRAEVERGWGLPPGSISPIPGRPAWDMITGLETGEVQVFWVAATNPAVSMPDIERTKSALRRSPFTVYQDAYYPTETADYAHVLLPAAQWSEKTGAMTNSERVVTLCPTFRQPPGEARPDWEIMVEVGRRLGFTEQFDLANSAAVYAEFVALTRDRLCDCTGLSHARLAAEGPIQWPCPKGMTAAENQQSKRLYEDLRFKTGDGRAQFAAFHSRGLAEPTDSGYPLVLTTGRLYGHWHTQTRTGRIDKILKLHPEPELEIHPRDAADWGIEDKTWVEAQSRRGAARFRAKVTRAIAPGTVFVPMHWGALWAEQSEANALTHPESCPASLQPELKACAVCVVPAGAEPSAQQSAAGKRPAVLAASGQDAGSL from the coding sequence ATGGTTTCGCTCTCGAAGACGCTTTGCCCTTATTGCGGAGTTGGCTGCGGTTTGGAGGTGCTCCCCCCCGCTCAGCCCGGCAAGCCCGTTGCTCGCGATAGCGAAGGCAATCCGGTCTGGCAGGCGCGCGGCGATCGCGACCATCCGTCGAGCAAGGGCATGGTGTGCGTGAAAGGAGCGACGATCGGCGAGTCTCTCAGCAAGAGCCGCCTGAAGCATCCGATGTTGCGGGATTCTCTTGACGAACCCTTTCGTCGCGTCAGTTGGGACGAAGCCCTCGATCGGGTTGCCGAGCGCATTCAGGCAGCGCACTCGACGTTCGGTCCGGATGCGATCTGCATGTACGGCTCCGGACAACTGCAAACGGAAGATTATTACATCGCCCAGAAGCTGCTGAAGGGCTGTCTGGGAACGAATAATTTTGACGCGAATTCGCGGTTGTGCATGTCTTCGGCAGTGGCGGGCTACATCCAAAGCTTCGGGTCAGACGGACCGCCTTGTTGCTACGACGATTTGGAGCGGACCGACTGCGCTTTCCTCATCGGGACTAATACAGCCGAGTGCCACCCGATCGTGTTCAATCGATTGCGCAAGCACCACAAGCGCACTCGCAAAGTGAAGCTAATCGTCGTAGATCCGCGTCGCACGCCGACGGCTGAGGCAGCGGATTTACATCTAGCCATCGAGCCCGGCACGGATATCGATTTACTCAACGGGATAGCTCATTTACTGTTGCGCTGGGGATTTATCGATCCCGTATTTGTCGACGAGTGTACCCGTGGGTTCGAGAAGTTTGCTGAGGTCATCAGTCACTATCCCCCGGAGCGGGTGGCCCGCACGTGCGGTCTTCGCATCGACGATGTGGTCCAGGCTGCTCGGTATTGGGCGCGGGCAGAGCGCGTGTTGTCCCTGTGGTCGATGGGAATGAACCAGTCGTCGGAAGGGACGGCGAAGGTGCGGACGCTGATCAACCTGCATTTAATGACGGGTGACATCGGCAAGCCAGGAGCGGGTCCGTTCTCCCTGACGGGACAGCCGAATGCAATGGGCGGTCGCGAGGCTGGTGGGCTGGCGCATATTCTCCCCGGCTATCGCTTGGTGAAGAACCCCCAGCATCGGGCAGAGGTGGAGCGCGGCTGGGGCTTGCCACCAGGCAGTATCTCCCCGATACCGGGGCGGCCGGCCTGGGACATGATTACTGGCTTGGAAACCGGCGAAGTACAAGTGTTTTGGGTGGCAGCGACGAATCCGGCAGTGAGCATGCCCGACATCGAGCGCACGAAGTCAGCGCTGCGGCGATCGCCGTTTACGGTCTATCAAGATGCCTACTACCCGACAGAGACGGCGGACTACGCGCATGTGCTGCTACCGGCAGCCCAGTGGAGCGAGAAAACCGGCGCGATGACCAATTCGGAACGAGTGGTGACGCTTTGTCCGACTTTTCGCCAACCGCCGGGGGAAGCCCGACCTGATTGGGAAATCATGGTTGAGGTCGGGCGACGTTTGGGCTTCACCGAACAGTTCGATCTCGCCAATTCGGCCGCAGTGTATGCAGAATTCGTGGCGCTGACGCGCGATCGCCTCTGCGACTGCACGGGACTCAGTCACGCGCGTTTGGCTGCAGAGGGTCCGATTCAATGGCCGTGCCCTAAGGGAATGACGGCGGCGGAGAACCAACAGTCGAAACGGTTGTACGAAGATCTGCGATTCAAAACTGGGGATGGACGGGCACAGTTCGCGGCATTCCATTCGCGAGGGCTAGCGGAGCCCACTGATTCCGGGTATCCGTTGGTGTTGACGACGGGACGGCTTTACGGACACTGGCACACGCAAACGCGAACGGGCCGCATCGACAAAATCCTCAAGCTGCACCCAGAGCCGGAGTTGGAGATCCACCCGCGCGATGCAGCGGATTGGGGTATTGAAGACAAAACCTGGGTAGAAGCACAATCGCGTCGGGGGGCAGCGCGGTTCCGGGCCAAGGTGACTCGGGCGATCGCGCCGGGGACGGTATTCGTGCCGATGCATTGGGGCGCGCTGTGGGCAGAACAGTCAGAGGCAAATGCACTAACCCATCCAGAGTCATGTCCGGCGTCGCTGCAACCGGAGTTGAAGGCCTGCGCGGTGTGTGTCGTGCCTGCGGGTGCAGAACCGTCAGCCCAGCAGTCTGCGGCCGGCAAACGACCGGCAGTACTGGCTGCATCCGGGCAGGACGCCGGTAGTCTTTAG
- a CDS encoding MFS transporter — translation MLGNLVSFSGRYRILHLTWFAFFLTFVVWFNLPPLATTVKEAFGLEVGQLRTLAMCNVALTVPARIIIGMLLDRFGPRITYSTLLVYAAFPCLIFATAQDFNMLVIGRLLLGIVGAGFVIGIRMVAEWFPPKEIGTAEGIYGGWGNFGSAASSFALPVIAGWLAFGAPGSPLNWRLAIAMTGIIAAIYGVIYFYSAEDTPAGKVYQRPKRHGSMEVTTKRDFWFLLVMNVPLIGVLGLLAWRLRDVGFLNNSQMYLVWAGLAALFLFQSYKAFDVNKDLMTGKKRYEPSDRYEFSQVAILDLTYIVNFGSELAVVSMLPAFFELTFSLSKELAGMIAASYAFMNLMSRPGGGWISDRMGSRKWTMAILLFGMGIGYMLMGTVTGGWWLPAAVLLTMGCSFFVQASEGSTFAIVPLIKRRVTGQIAGNVGAYGTVGAVLYTTLYSLVSDNPAGDRIFFYVLGTAGLIVGFLCVFVLKEPKGSFSEFHEGEDAAIEATAPAFDAHQA, via the coding sequence ATGCTTGGAAATCTCGTCTCGTTCTCGGGACGCTACCGCATCTTGCACTTGACGTGGTTTGCGTTCTTTCTAACCTTTGTGGTGTGGTTTAATCTCCCACCGCTAGCAACGACAGTTAAAGAAGCCTTCGGACTGGAAGTCGGACAGCTCCGGACCCTGGCAATGTGTAACGTGGCGCTGACGGTGCCCGCGCGCATCATCATCGGGATGCTGCTCGACCGCTTCGGTCCGCGCATTACCTATTCGACGTTGCTAGTATACGCAGCCTTTCCGTGTTTGATTTTCGCGACCGCCCAGGACTTCAATATGCTGGTTATCGGTCGCCTGCTGCTCGGCATCGTCGGGGCTGGCTTCGTGATTGGCATCCGCATGGTTGCCGAGTGGTTCCCGCCGAAGGAAATCGGCACCGCTGAAGGTATTTACGGCGGCTGGGGCAACTTCGGCTCGGCGGCATCATCGTTCGCCCTGCCGGTTATTGCAGGCTGGCTGGCCTTTGGCGCGCCTGGCTCTCCATTGAACTGGCGCTTGGCGATCGCGATGACCGGAATTATTGCCGCTATTTACGGTGTCATTTATTTCTATAGTGCTGAGGACACCCCGGCCGGCAAGGTTTACCAGCGACCCAAGCGTCACGGCAGTATGGAAGTTACCACGAAGCGCGACTTCTGGTTCTTATTGGTCATGAACGTGCCCTTGATCGGCGTCCTGGGACTGTTGGCTTGGCGCTTGAGGGACGTTGGTTTCTTGAATAACTCCCAGATGTACCTGGTGTGGGCGGGATTAGCAGCTCTATTCTTGTTCCAGTCGTACAAAGCCTTCGACGTCAACAAAGACTTGATGACCGGCAAGAAGCGCTACGAGCCTTCGGATCGCTACGAGTTTTCCCAGGTCGCAATTCTGGATCTGACCTACATCGTGAACTTCGGCTCCGAGTTGGCGGTGGTGTCGATGCTGCCTGCCTTCTTCGAGCTGACCTTCAGCCTCTCCAAGGAGCTGGCAGGCATGATTGCAGCGTCCTACGCGTTCATGAACCTGATGTCGCGTCCGGGAGGTGGTTGGATATCCGATCGCATGGGCAGTCGCAAATGGACCATGGCAATCCTGTTGTTCGGCATGGGCATCGGCTACATGTTGATGGGGACGGTCACCGGGGGCTGGTGGCTGCCGGCAGCGGTGCTGCTGACGATGGGCTGCTCGTTCTTCGTACAGGCATCTGAGGGCTCGACCTTCGCAATCGTGCCGTTGATCAAGCGCCGCGTGACGGGTCAGATAGCGGGTAACGTTGGTGCATACGGCACCGTGGGTGCAGTTCTTTACACGACACTCTACAGCCTTGTGTCCGACAATCCCGCGGGCGATCGCATCTTCTTCTACGTGCTGGGAACTGCTGGATTGATCGTCGGTTTTCTTTGTGTCTTCGTGCTTAAAGAGCCAAAGGGCTCGTTCTCCGAGTTCCACGAAGGGGAGGACGCGGCAATCGAGGCTACTGCACCGGCGTTCGACGCACACCAAGCGTAA
- a CDS encoding ferredoxin--nitrite reductase codes for MTSTQAAAAKNKFERFKAEKDGLAVKDELEGFAKIGWEALDKTDLEHRLKWVGVFYRPVTPGKFMLRLRMPNGILSSAQLQVLAEIVQRYGEDGSADITTRQNLQLRGIRLEDVPEIFARLHAAGMTSMQSGMDNVRNITGSPMAGLDADELIDTRALVKSVQDMITAAGSGNPAFTNLPRKFNIAIEGGRDNSVHAEINDIAFVPAYKDGRLGFNVLVGGFFSAKRCAAAVPMDVWVPPKEDIVVSLCRAILLAYRDNGLRANRQKARLMWLIDEWGIEKFRAEIEGACGFALETAAPEDEICWEKRDCLGVHAQKQPGLNYVGLHVPVGRLQAQDMFELAQVAEVYGSSEVRLTVEQNAIVPNIPDDRLESFLSEPLLERFSITPEPLERALVSCTGAQFCNFALVETKSRALDIARQLDAELELPKGVRMHWTGCPNSCGQPQVADIGLMGTKTRKDGKTVEAVDLYMGGKVGKDAQLGNCVRKAIPCEELPGVLSEILIEKFAAQPRVASVQ; via the coding sequence ATGACGAGCACCCAAGCAGCCGCTGCTAAAAACAAGTTTGAGAGGTTCAAAGCCGAAAAGGACGGGCTCGCCGTCAAAGACGAGCTCGAGGGCTTCGCCAAAATCGGTTGGGAAGCTCTCGACAAGACCGACCTGGAGCATCGGTTGAAATGGGTCGGGGTCTTTTACCGTCCCGTCACTCCCGGAAAATTCATGTTGCGGTTGCGGATGCCCAACGGGATACTCTCCAGCGCTCAACTGCAAGTACTCGCCGAAATCGTGCAACGCTATGGCGAAGATGGGAGTGCCGACATCACTACACGCCAGAATTTGCAATTGCGCGGTATCCGCCTTGAAGACGTGCCAGAGATATTCGCACGCCTTCATGCTGCAGGGATGACCTCGATGCAGTCGGGTATGGACAACGTCCGCAATATCACCGGCTCGCCGATGGCCGGCCTCGACGCCGACGAACTGATCGACACCCGAGCGCTCGTAAAAAGCGTCCAGGACATGATTACAGCTGCCGGCTCGGGCAACCCAGCATTCACTAACCTGCCCCGTAAGTTCAACATCGCGATCGAGGGTGGGCGCGACAACTCCGTCCACGCCGAGATCAACGACATCGCTTTCGTACCGGCATACAAAGACGGTCGGCTCGGTTTCAACGTCCTCGTGGGCGGCTTCTTTTCTGCAAAACGCTGTGCAGCTGCAGTTCCGATGGACGTTTGGGTACCCCCTAAAGAAGACATCGTTGTGAGCTTGTGCCGGGCGATTTTATTGGCATACCGGGACAACGGTCTGCGCGCAAACCGCCAGAAAGCGCGCTTGATGTGGCTGATTGACGAGTGGGGAATTGAGAAATTCCGGGCAGAGATCGAAGGCGCTTGCGGGTTTGCTCTGGAAACAGCCGCTCCCGAAGACGAAATTTGCTGGGAAAAGCGGGACTGTCTCGGCGTCCACGCTCAGAAACAGCCGGGTTTAAACTATGTCGGCCTGCACGTACCGGTCGGTCGGCTGCAAGCCCAAGATATGTTCGAGCTCGCACAGGTGGCCGAGGTATACGGCAGCAGCGAAGTACGGTTGACCGTCGAGCAGAATGCCATTGTCCCCAACATCCCGGACGATCGCCTCGAGTCCTTCCTCAGCGAGCCGCTTCTGGAGCGCTTCAGCATAACACCTGAGCCACTCGAACGGGCACTGGTCTCCTGCACGGGCGCGCAGTTTTGTAACTTTGCATTGGTCGAAACGAAGAGCCGCGCCCTCGACATTGCGCGCCAACTCGATGCCGAGCTGGAGCTTCCCAAGGGTGTGCGGATGCACTGGACGGGCTGCCCGAACTCCTGCGGTCAACCGCAAGTAGCAGATATCGGTTTGATGGGAACGAAAACGCGCAAGGACGGCAAAACAGTTGAAGCCGTTGATTTATATATGGGCGGCAAAGTTGGCAAGGACGCTCAACTGGGAAACTGCGTTCGCAAAGCCATTCCGTGTGAAGAATTGCCCGGGGTATTGAGCGAGATCCTCATCGAAAAGTTTGCCGCCCAGCCGCGTGTAGCTTCAGTTCAGTAA
- a CDS encoding saccharopine dehydrogenase family protein, with translation MSAVAIVGGCGRIGQQVARDLVAHASIDVVVTGRAEPPSLGPHQIFARLDLNDRATLHRAIAECDLVVHCAGPFHDRDGRVLEACIERGIHYLDVSDHRSFARRVLPWHERAVAAGVTAILHTGVFPGISNCIARQGVEQFERVEEIRLDYAVAGSGGAGPTVMRTTFLGLQRAFDAWLDGRWQSVLPFSDRETVRFPPPFGRVGVYWFDVAETESLAQTFTVDRVITKFGSVPDLYNRLTWAVARLVPSRWLEHPAAVEFLARTSKQMTDFSDRFSGIGIAMGVTVTGIRDGHPARYRATFTHDNTAVAAGCGTGSLAEAVLDGRLRKPGIWTPEAAVPTKLFQALMTQRDLAIASEIAPLN, from the coding sequence ATGAGTGCGGTCGCGATCGTAGGAGGCTGCGGGCGCATTGGGCAGCAAGTTGCACGTGACTTAGTCGCGCACGCGTCGATCGATGTTGTCGTGACCGGGCGAGCGGAGCCCCCCAGCCTCGGACCGCATCAGATTTTTGCGCGGCTGGACCTCAACGATCGCGCCACGCTGCACCGGGCGATCGCGGAGTGCGACTTAGTCGTCCATTGTGCTGGACCTTTCCACGACCGCGACGGTCGAGTGTTGGAAGCATGTATCGAGCGCGGCATTCACTACCTTGACGTCAGCGATCACCGCTCTTTTGCCCGACGCGTCCTCCCCTGGCACGAGCGCGCGGTGGCAGCCGGGGTAACAGCCATTTTGCATACGGGCGTGTTTCCCGGCATCTCCAATTGCATTGCTCGTCAGGGCGTCGAGCAGTTCGAGCGCGTCGAGGAAATTCGCCTGGATTACGCCGTTGCCGGGTCGGGCGGTGCGGGACCGACGGTCATGCGAACGACCTTTTTGGGACTGCAGCGCGCCTTCGACGCCTGGCTCGACGGCCGCTGGCAATCAGTGTTGCCCTTCAGCGATCGCGAGACGGTTAGGTTTCCGCCGCCGTTCGGTCGCGTTGGCGTGTATTGGTTCGACGTGGCGGAAACAGAAAGCCTAGCTCAAACTTTTACGGTGGATCGCGTCATCACCAAGTTCGGATCCGTTCCAGACCTCTATAATCGTCTGACATGGGCGGTTGCGCGGTTGGTTCCGTCTCGCTGGTTGGAGCACCCAGCAGCCGTGGAGTTCCTCGCCCGGACCAGCAAGCAGATGACCGACTTCAGCGATCGCTTCAGCGGCATCGGTATTGCCATGGGTGTCACGGTGACAGGCATCCGCGACGGTCACCCCGCTCGGTACCGCGCGACCTTTACCCACGACAATACGGCCGTCGCAGCCGGCTGTGGCACGGGGAGCCTGGCTGAAGCCGTGCTGGACGGCAGGCTCCGCAAACCCGGTATTTGGACGCCCGAAGCCGCCGTTCCGACTAAACTCTTTCAAGCCCTCATGACCCAGCGTGACTTGGCGATCGCAAGCGAGATTGCGCCCCTCAACTAG
- a CDS encoding DUF4278 domain-containing protein yields the protein MKYRGNHYTKPAIDLEVVREVEVGKYRGTEVEFVDLEAAVSHAAGRRTYRGVKF from the coding sequence ATGAAATATCGCGGAAACCACTACACCAAGCCTGCTATCGACCTCGAAGTCGTCCGAGAAGTCGAAGTCGGCAAGTATCGCGGCACTGAGGTCGAGTTTGTCGATCTCGAAGCCGCCGTATCCCATGCTGCCGGTCGTCGGACTTACCGTGGGGTGAAGTTCTAG